Proteins from a single region of Macaca nemestrina isolate mMacNem1 chromosome 13, mMacNem.hap1, whole genome shotgun sequence:
- the LOC105465209 gene encoding U4/U6.U5 small nuclear ribonucleoprotein 27 kDa protein, which yields MGRSRSRSPRRERRRSRSTSRERERRRRERSRSRERDRRRSRSRSPHRRRSRSPRRHRSTSPSPSRLKERRDEEKKETKETKSKERQITEEDLEGKTEEEIEMMKLMGFASFDSTKGKKVDGSVNAYAINVSQKRKYRQYMNRKGGFNRPLDFIA from the exons ATGGGTCGCAGTCGTAGCCGCTCCCCACGGAGGG AACGTAGGCGTTCCCGGTCCACATCCCGGGAGAGAGAACGCAGGCGCCGAGAAAGGTCCAGGTCTCGGGAGAGAGATCGGAGAAGGAGCCGTTCGCGATCCCCGCACCGAAGACGCTCCCG ATCTCCAAGACGACATAGATCCACATCTCCTTCCCCTTCTCgactgaaagaaagaagagatgaggaaaagaaagaaacaaaagaaacaaagagcaaAGAACGGCAGATTACTG AGGAAGACTTAGAGGGCAAAacagaggaagaaatagaaatgatgAAGTTAATGGGATTTGCCTCCTTTGACTCCACAAAA GGTAAGAAAGTGGATGGCTCTGTAAATGCCTATGCCATAAATGTCTCTCAGAAGAGGAAGTACAG GCAGTACATGAATCGAAAAGGTGGATTCAACAGACCTTTGGATTTCATTGCATGA